A region from the Vallitalea longa genome encodes:
- a CDS encoding glycosyltransferase family 4 protein produces MKIKFFLSGNDLAPTTISGKLFARALIDSGYDVEIVQNVNRKKQILRSQDCDVIIFQKTVFPGHYYEDVKHLKGKVYLIYIDDDFLAMKDKGHIRALRNSNLILVGNKQHADKMHLYTKTPVETITSIHDFENYPYKSFEERKNNPLIIGWQQSLADVYVDDLLSIKNALTSIHEEYNVRLRLYGWHKGKHYNKPDNRVLVKKHLPFAEFIPFLPYNRYIKAIVPQIASSDIFIVPYLNISDRYGKSGFGLKRIMMSGVPVIVSDIGIHKELIEDGCNGFIAKNEMEWYEKLKKLIDNPELRKKFSLAGKNLMVSEYNYQKCVDMFVDAIKKHITDFS; encoded by the coding sequence TTGAAGATTAAGTTTTTTTTATCAGGTAATGACTTAGCTCCTACAACAATTTCAGGTAAGTTATTTGCAAGAGCATTAATTGATTCAGGATATGACGTGGAGATAGTACAAAATGTGAATAGAAAAAAACAAATACTGAGAAGTCAAGATTGTGATGTTATAATTTTTCAGAAAACGGTATTTCCAGGACATTATTATGAAGATGTAAAACATTTAAAAGGGAAAGTGTATCTCATATATATAGATGATGATTTTTTGGCGATGAAAGATAAGGGGCATATCAGAGCATTAAGAAATAGTAATCTTATTCTTGTAGGAAACAAACAGCATGCTGATAAGATGCATTTATATACAAAAACACCTGTTGAAACTATAACCTCAATACATGATTTCGAAAATTATCCATATAAATCTTTTGAAGAAAGAAAAAATAATCCTTTGATTATAGGCTGGCAGCAAAGTCTTGCGGATGTATATGTCGATGATCTGTTAAGTATAAAAAATGCTTTAACCAGTATACACGAAGAATATAATGTAAGACTTAGATTATATGGATGGCATAAAGGAAAACATTACAATAAACCTGATAACCGTGTTCTAGTTAAAAAACATCTGCCATTTGCGGAATTTATTCCTTTTCTACCATATAATAGGTATATTAAAGCAATTGTTCCACAGATTGCATCATCAGATATTTTTATTGTACCTTATCTCAATATTTCCGATAGATATGGAAAATCCGGGTTTGGACTTAAAAGAATCATGATGTCAGGAGTTCCGGTCATTGTATCTGATATAGGTATACACAAGGAATTAATTGAAGATGGATGTAATGGGTTTATTGCAAAAAATGAAATGGAATGGTATGAAAAGTTAAAAAAACTAATTGATAATCCTGAACTAAGGAAAAAATTTTCATTGGCAGGTAAAAATTTAATGGTTTCAGAATACAATTATCAAAAGTGTGTTGATATGTTTGTTGATGCTATCAAAAAACATATAACAGATTTTTCATGA
- the rfbC gene encoding dTDP-4-dehydrorhamnose 3,5-epimerase: MGKFIFIETDIKDLYIIEPEVYQDSRGYFMESYNKDDFCKQGLCMDFVQTNESFSQKGVLRGLHYQYEFPQGKLVRVTRGEVFDVAVDIRENSCTYGKSYGVILSHENKRQFYIPEGFAHGFLVLSEYAQFVYQCTNYYHKEYEAGIIWNDASIDIDWPLDRVDSIILSGKDKLWPTLNNMKLH; this comes from the coding sequence ATGGGAAAGTTCATTTTTATAGAAACTGATATAAAAGATCTATATATAATAGAGCCTGAAGTTTATCAGGATAGTAGAGGTTACTTCATGGAAAGTTATAATAAAGATGATTTTTGCAAACAAGGATTATGCATGGATTTTGTACAGACTAATGAATCCTTTTCACAAAAAGGGGTTCTTAGAGGATTGCATTATCAATATGAATTTCCTCAGGGTAAACTAGTAAGAGTTACAAGAGGAGAAGTTTTTGATGTGGCAGTTGATATAAGAGAAAACAGTTGTACTTATGGAAAATCATATGGAGTAATTTTATCTCACGAGAACAAAAGACAATTCTACATACCAGAAGGTTTCGCTCATGGTTTTCTGGTTCTATCAGAGTATGCTCAATTTGTATATCAATGTACTAATTATTATCACAAAGAGTATGAAGCCGGAATCATATGGAATGATGCTTCTATAGATATTGATTGGCCTTTGGATAGAGTAGATAGTATAATATTATCTGGCAAAGATAAATTATGGCCTACACTAAATAATATGAAACTTCATTGA
- a CDS encoding glycosyltransferase → MDRLSIIIKGKETQLIKYVELLKPLLINPDTELILINNEIEKVDIPYDYSILKFANEYNNFEEYCLTSCIGEKIILIEEGMRLTPDIIDSITKALDRNDHFNISVNHKTYLVEDKAIFFNNEQIFVHHRGTKGFSRYVDLTIEDYRLIDMHNVDIDRNIKSLLDVKYLKELFSWYKNYILTTDHNIQLRFHTALEKHKLSLDNENKWMLEDLFINSDIDNLYTKYLQTKKLQRTDIIEFNKSINENFTNNIISKNLYYSWFIRDSLIDMSIPDYMIRIDTELQKSIIYYLLENDKDSQEYIYNFIMNTASEFKINDEEKLVTYLIIIKNYMDNVSSTSLNSKTNNQLLQLLNLYVYCFNIYLDNYVPKYNIYGEDKFISMYNDAQLLIKEKKVAEAISILMDICTTYQQKTKILYYYIQKLKLANNYYPYVLSICMIVKDEEKNIARCLHSLKPLVDAELAEFVIVDTGSTDNTVEIAKKYTDNILYYKWTGHFSDARNYSILFARGEYIMIMDADEEFQPKELNKLIDTFTKTDYRTYNTFTLRILSYTNTELTNYTGLTQSRIFRNDGEFYYYNAVHNQPKSSLPVKSLDIEFLHYGYIMTDGIREKKFARTGTLLKKELEKDPYNLYFRCQLSSSYGMYGDIVSAVKQVDIYMRIIKDNNMINDLIFMYYNNAIALYMNIGRYDDAEAVCDRGLTYKPDFIDFIYYKAYILFTKGNYESSIVFFTKYLMLLQNYFKLKIANDPRYNFYTIANKETAIRLIIVSNYRLKKYEDCVAIINQIKNNDTLFNCIHEIINSYYYTNRYVEIANFYNNAILSGDEAIKSIFKFFLLDNLHDSDTEQSEKCLSALSSNHVDEALLNEIRKKLRMTYFPDVIDSLDMVNKYDINGIDFECASKVLKSIIPILNSTKTASTNMTEIYLIKRAVRVILHRAKEMVVSNILTVDKLKSIFQKYMELTSIIISQKKLNLLEDKEIRFITEMNLALSDDTDDEYKIYHAKKAVHNYNEMNYIIDIIFNDTLNKTPTSKVKMSAQDYSSEADKLINNKSLHEAEKCLLTGIENYPDNSDIFSRLCKLYSKKNDTKKLIEIYSKFRMINPNINIDHREFIPHKSLDNIKDIKVLQGTMDLTKKTSNIAEILNSKGINTKILNYVNNYTYNNPDYKLDLNKFSSPNDMLKPTIEAASKIIPNFDVFHFHYLKSLTLNYSDLVVLKELNKKIFMNVWGRDALLSYRAAQYNPYVEINLQADEHIRSILEKISKYIPCCIVSNAELIEHVKDYFEKVEHINMMVDIDKYVPNNESQNIPNRNFTIIHTPSLVSDTQSIIKAVENLKQKYDLNFYQMQEMSSENVINDIPKADLIIDQITQGTYSHLAIESMALERPVISWVSDYMKDKYPKDLPVISATPENIEEKLAYILDNRDMLRNVGIEGREYVKKYHNSHIEINKLIDLYTKNKELPLIKDFKKN, encoded by the coding sequence TTGGATCGATTAAGCATTATCATAAAAGGAAAGGAGACTCAACTTATAAAATATGTTGAGCTGCTAAAACCACTACTGATAAATCCGGATACTGAACTTATACTCATAAATAATGAAATCGAAAAGGTTGACATACCTTATGATTATTCAATACTGAAATTTGCCAATGAATATAACAATTTTGAAGAGTATTGCCTTACTTCATGTATCGGAGAAAAAATAATACTCATAGAAGAAGGAATGAGACTGACACCTGATATAATAGATTCAATTACTAAAGCACTTGATAGAAATGATCATTTCAATATATCAGTCAATCATAAAACATATTTGGTAGAAGACAAAGCCATCTTTTTCAATAATGAACAAATTTTTGTTCATCATAGAGGCACAAAAGGGTTCAGCAGATATGTTGACCTCACAATAGAAGATTACAGACTAATTGATATGCATAATGTAGATATAGATAGAAATATAAAGTCACTACTTGACGTGAAATACTTAAAAGAACTATTTTCCTGGTATAAAAACTATATATTAACAACTGACCATAACATTCAATTACGATTCCATACTGCTTTAGAAAAACATAAACTCTCTTTAGATAATGAAAATAAATGGATGCTAGAGGACCTGTTCATTAATTCTGATATAGATAACCTGTACACAAAATATCTACAAACAAAGAAATTGCAGCGAACAGACATTATAGAATTCAACAAATCCATCAATGAGAATTTTACGAACAATATTATAAGTAAAAATTTATACTATAGCTGGTTCATCAGGGATTCATTAATTGATATGTCAATACCTGATTATATGATTAGGATAGATACAGAATTGCAGAAATCCATAATATATTATCTCCTTGAGAATGATAAGGACTCTCAGGAATACATCTACAATTTCATTATGAATACTGCTTCGGAGTTCAAGATAAATGATGAGGAAAAACTTGTAACATATCTTATAATCATTAAGAATTATATGGATAACGTAAGCAGCACATCACTCAATTCCAAAACAAATAACCAGTTATTGCAGCTATTGAATCTGTATGTATATTGTTTTAATATCTATTTAGATAATTATGTACCTAAATATAATATCTACGGGGAAGATAAATTCATAAGTATGTACAATGATGCTCAACTATTGATAAAAGAAAAAAAAGTAGCAGAAGCCATCAGCATTCTTATGGACATATGTACTACTTATCAACAAAAAACTAAAATACTGTATTATTACATCCAGAAATTAAAATTGGCAAATAATTATTACCCATATGTTCTAAGTATCTGTATGATAGTAAAAGATGAAGAAAAAAACATCGCTAGATGCCTACATAGCTTGAAACCACTTGTAGATGCAGAATTAGCTGAATTTGTTATTGTTGATACTGGCTCTACAGATAATACTGTAGAAATAGCTAAGAAATATACTGATAACATATTATATTATAAATGGACTGGGCATTTTTCTGATGCTAGAAATTATAGTATTCTATTTGCTCGTGGAGAATACATTATGATTATGGATGCTGATGAAGAATTTCAGCCAAAAGAACTCAATAAGCTGATTGATACCTTCACCAAAACCGATTATAGGACTTACAATACATTTACTCTTAGGATATTAAGTTATACCAATACAGAATTAACCAACTACACCGGATTAACCCAATCACGTATATTCAGGAATGATGGAGAATTCTATTATTACAACGCTGTCCATAATCAACCAAAAAGTAGTTTGCCAGTCAAAAGTCTTGATATTGAGTTTCTCCATTATGGATATATCATGACTGATGGAATAAGAGAAAAAAAATTCGCAAGAACTGGTACTCTGCTAAAAAAAGAATTAGAGAAAGACCCTTACAACTTATATTTCAGATGCCAGCTAAGCTCCAGCTATGGTATGTATGGAGATATTGTTTCAGCAGTAAAACAAGTAGATATATATATGCGTATAATAAAAGATAACAATATGATAAATGATCTGATTTTTATGTATTATAATAATGCTATAGCTTTATATATGAACATAGGAAGATATGATGATGCAGAAGCCGTTTGTGATAGAGGATTAACCTACAAACCAGATTTTATAGACTTCATATATTACAAAGCATATATTCTATTCACCAAAGGTAATTATGAATCTTCAATAGTATTTTTTACTAAATATCTTATGCTTCTACAGAATTATTTCAAATTAAAAATAGCCAATGACCCAAGGTACAATTTTTATACAATAGCAAACAAAGAGACCGCTATCAGGTTAATCATAGTATCCAATTATAGATTAAAAAAATATGAAGATTGCGTGGCTATAATAAACCAGATCAAAAACAATGATACCCTATTCAATTGTATCCATGAAATCATTAATTCTTATTATTATACCAATAGATACGTAGAAATTGCCAATTTCTATAATAATGCTATATTAAGTGGAGACGAAGCTATAAAAAGTATATTTAAATTTTTCTTGCTAGACAATCTGCATGATTCAGATACCGAACAATCAGAGAAATGTCTTTCTGCTCTTTCATCTAATCATGTTGATGAAGCGTTACTAAATGAAATCAGAAAAAAACTTAGAATGACATATTTTCCTGACGTAATAGATAGTCTTGATATGGTCAATAAATATGATATTAATGGTATTGATTTTGAATGTGCTTCCAAGGTATTGAAAAGTATCATACCAATACTGAACAGCACTAAGACTGCTTCCACTAATATGACAGAAATATATTTGATAAAACGGGCTGTCAGAGTTATATTACACCGTGCCAAAGAAATGGTTGTTTCCAATATACTAACTGTAGATAAATTAAAATCTATTTTCCAGAAATATATGGAACTGACATCAATCATCATATCACAGAAAAAGTTGAATCTGCTTGAAGACAAAGAAATCAGATTTATTACTGAGATGAATCTTGCTTTATCAGATGATACAGATGATGAATATAAGATATATCATGCCAAAAAAGCTGTCCATAATTATAATGAAATGAATTATATCATAGATATAATCTTTAATGACACATTAAATAAAACTCCAACCAGTAAAGTCAAGATGTCTGCTCAAGATTATTCCTCAGAAGCTGACAAATTAATTAATAATAAATCATTGCATGAAGCAGAAAAATGCTTATTGACAGGTATAGAGAATTATCCTGACAATAGCGATATATTCAGTAGATTATGTAAGTTATACAGTAAGAAAAATGATACCAAAAAGCTTATAGAAATTTATAGTAAGTTCAGAATGATAAATCCTAATATTAATATTGATCATAGAGAATTCATCCCTCATAAAAGCCTTGACAACATTAAAGACATAAAAGTACTTCAAGGCACAATGGATTTAACTAAAAAAACATCAAACATTGCAGAAATATTAAACTCCAAAGGTATCAATACTAAAATATTGAATTATGTCAATAATTATACTTATAATAATCCAGACTACAAATTGGATTTAAATAAATTCAGTTCTCCTAATGACATGTTAAAGCCAACAATAGAGGCAGCTTCAAAGATCATACCTAATTTTGATGTCTTTCATTTTCATTATTTGAAATCTCTTACATTAAATTACTCTGACTTGGTTGTTTTAAAAGAATTGAATAAAAAAATATTCATGAACGTTTGGGGAAGAGACGCACTCCTCTCTTATAGAGCAGCACAATATAATCCATATGTAGAGATTAATCTACAAGCTGATGAACATATAAGAAGTATACTAGAAAAAATATCAAAATATATTCCATGCTGTATTGTCAGCAATGCTGAATTGATTGAACATGTAAAAGATTATTTTGAAAAAGTTGAACATATAAATATGATGGTGGATATTGATAAATATGTGCCAAATAATGAATCTCAAAACATACCTAATAGAAATTTTACTATTATACATACACCATCTTTAGTTAGTGATACACAAAGCATAATAAAAGCAGTTGAAAACCTCAAACAAAAATACGATTTGAATTTCTACCAAATGCAAGAAATGTCCAGTGAAAATGTCATAAATGATATTCCAAAGGCAGACCTTATAATTGATCAGATAACCCAAGGAACCTATAGCCATCTTGCCATTGAATCCATGGCTCTAGAAAGACCTGTCATTTCATGGGTCAGCGACTATATGAAAGATAAATATCCAAAAGACCTGCCTGTAATAAGTGCCACTCCTGAAAATATTGAAGAAAAATTAGCATATATATTAGATAATAGAGATATGCTAAGAAATGTAGGTATTGAAGGAAGAGAGTATGTAAAAAAATATCACAATTCTCACATAGAAATCAATAAACTTATTGATTTGTATACTAAAAACAAAGAACTACCCCTCATAAAAGATTTCAAGAAAAATTGA
- a CDS encoding class I SAM-dependent methyltransferase: protein MSINLIKAERNLPDEVVKLCKEFSKKNGLMMRMNMYSFMAASILNAPIEDDDYVIEIGTYHGFTAIFVARMLNYMGKNNKVVSIDPFDRLSGGVIGSHIKYMQNVNRQDLKEQCIAISSYSSEVASLLRGEIPFMIIDGGHKYENIKSDIELYLPKLKIGGIAYLHDNDEIRYPGITRAISELIRGNKKYNILMDDYYFIIERIS, encoded by the coding sequence ATGTCAATTAATTTGATTAAAGCGGAAAGGAATCTTCCGGATGAAGTAGTTAAACTATGTAAAGAATTCTCTAAGAAGAATGGATTAATGATGAGGATGAATATGTATAGTTTTATGGCTGCATCAATTCTAAATGCACCAATAGAAGATGATGATTATGTGATAGAAATAGGCACTTATCATGGATTTACAGCAATCTTTGTAGCAAGAATGTTGAATTATATGGGTAAAAACAATAAAGTTGTAAGTATAGATCCATTTGATAGATTATCTGGTGGAGTCATAGGTAGCCATATCAAATATATGCAGAATGTAAATCGACAGGATCTAAAGGAACAATGTATTGCTATATCCAGTTATTCTAGTGAAGTAGCCTCATTACTTAGAGGGGAAATCCCTTTTATGATTATTGATGGGGGACATAAATATGAGAATATCAAGAGCGATATTGAATTGTATCTTCCTAAGTTGAAAATAGGAGGAATAGCTTATCTCCATGATAATGATGAAATCAGGTATCCTGGAATTACTAGAGCAATCAGTGAATTGATAAGAGGCAATAAAAAATATAATATATTAATGGACGATTATTATTTCATAATCGAAAGAATATCATGA
- a CDS encoding glycosyltransferase yields the protein MMQVPIVCFVTFNRLGLTVKNLTALLKSTDDFELHIVDNNSTDDTWKYIRGIKDKRMKSRKRFNINYGVVYAINYVLSKRKKDQYFILIENDVCIETQDFVTKFMETMDTFQDVGLLGCARKNFFEQKGIKPKKITQKGLSYYKYDMIIGCFNCIRPEVFDYIGYWNEETYAADQDMSSRINKYTPYVTGYAASIELNQTQYISCDQCLYRKECSLINQNRTCFNIHRKNYSHDKFAESLQEKKKMYYQQLRNGKRTIYCASIHDTESMRKHYYDIKMAHDNFNFFKKNGN from the coding sequence ATGATGCAAGTTCCAATAGTATGTTTTGTAACATTCAATAGACTTGGGTTAACAGTTAAGAATCTAACAGCTTTATTAAAATCAACAGATGATTTTGAATTACATATTGTTGATAATAATTCAACAGATGACACATGGAAATATATACGAGGGATCAAAGATAAAAGAATGAAATCAAGGAAAAGATTCAATATTAATTATGGTGTCGTCTATGCTATTAATTATGTTCTAAGTAAAAGAAAAAAAGATCAATACTTTATATTGATCGAAAATGATGTATGCATAGAAACACAAGATTTTGTTACTAAATTTATGGAAACAATGGATACTTTTCAGGATGTAGGTCTTTTGGGATGCGCAAGAAAAAACTTTTTCGAACAAAAAGGTATCAAACCCAAAAAAATAACCCAAAAAGGATTGAGCTATTATAAATATGATATGATAATTGGGTGTTTTAACTGTATTAGACCTGAGGTATTTGATTATATAGGTTATTGGAATGAAGAAACATATGCTGCTGATCAGGACATGAGCTCTCGTATTAACAAGTATACTCCATATGTTACAGGTTATGCTGCTTCAATTGAATTGAATCAAACTCAATACATAAGTTGCGACCAATGTTTATATAGAAAAGAATGCTCGTTAATTAATCAGAATAGGACTTGTTTCAATATCCATAGAAAGAATTACAGCCATGATAAATTTGCTGAATCATTACAAGAAAAGAAGAAAATGTACTATCAACAACTTAGAAACGGAAAAAGAACTATATATTGTGCTTCTATACATGATACCGAATCAATGAGAAAACATTATTATGACATAAAAATGGCTCATGATAATTTCAATTTTTTCAAGAAAAATGGAAATTGA
- a CDS encoding glycosyltransferase family 4 protein produces the protein MKIGFPIEPEGMGGTRTWVKNFSDYCIKKGHEVYFSHNDIVDLFITLAYYSDPYQLLKIKKRGTKVLYRMDGIYYDFLSEKKLVRKYNKTIATAMRLSDKIIYQSNFSRVMASQLFNGRELPGVVVYNGADKNIFKEKGKILDRPKDKKIILSIAFWGTPLMADYSIRTIIDIAKQLVHRNDLEFWILGYAYPPQEQLIKKANLPNITWYDLRTSIPREKMPEYIRTADLILHTRPNDACSNLIIEAMNVGKPIVGLNLGSTPELLGDAGLRGECEPSFEHFPVVDISSMADKVLQTFDNYDYYKSKIVERSKMFTLENMCNNYFIEIEKLLKKG, from the coding sequence ATGAAAATAGGTTTTCCAATAGAACCAGAAGGTATGGGTGGAACAAGAACATGGGTAAAAAATTTTAGCGATTATTGTATTAAAAAAGGTCATGAAGTTTATTTTTCTCATAATGATATAGTAGACCTTTTTATAACTCTTGCCTATTATTCTGACCCTTACCAGTTATTGAAGATCAAAAAAAGAGGTACTAAGGTTTTATATAGGATGGATGGTATTTATTATGATTTCCTATCTGAAAAGAAATTGGTTAGAAAGTATAATAAAACTATAGCTACTGCAATGAGGTTATCAGATAAAATCATTTACCAAAGTAATTTTTCTAGAGTAATGGCAAGTCAATTATTTAATGGACGTGAATTGCCAGGAGTAGTTGTTTACAATGGAGCAGATAAAAATATATTTAAAGAAAAAGGAAAAATACTTGATAGACCAAAAGATAAAAAAATCATATTGTCAATAGCTTTTTGGGGTACTCCTCTCATGGCTGATTATAGTATCAGAACTATAATTGATATTGCTAAACAATTAGTTCATAGAAATGATCTGGAATTCTGGATATTAGGTTATGCTTATCCACCTCAAGAACAATTGATAAAGAAAGCCAATCTTCCTAATATCACATGGTATGATCTGAGAACATCCATACCAAGAGAGAAAATGCCTGAATATATACGTACAGCAGATTTGATTTTACACACTAGACCTAATGATGCATGTTCCAATTTGATTATTGAAGCAATGAATGTTGGGAAACCAATAGTTGGTCTTAATCTAGGTAGTACACCAGAGCTTCTTGGAGATGCTGGATTAAGAGGAGAATGTGAACCATCATTTGAACATTTCCCAGTTGTTGACATATCAAGTATGGCAGATAAGGTATTGCAGACTTTTGATAACTATGATTATTATAAAAGTAAAATAGTAGAAAGAAGTAAAATGTTTACTCTTGAGAATATGTGCAATAATTACTTTATAGAAATAGAAAAATTATTGAAAAAGGGGTGA
- a CDS encoding S-Ena type endospore appendage: MYRTCTKTRCTKCYCREDDCKKEPDCYITDVISNKFELRRKCFSTIWEGIGIKAAVTIKIENQSDCLLRLRFKGKECVIVKVLPHEEKSITIQNVNSIAAQCLCRSDEEFCFGCYEIAVHYISDLKRKGEKCTICDEDYTKWYSISCVY, translated from the coding sequence GTGTATAGAACATGTACCAAAACTAGATGTACAAAATGCTATTGCAGAGAAGATGATTGCAAGAAAGAACCAGATTGTTATATTACCGACGTGATTTCCAATAAATTTGAATTACGTAGAAAATGCTTTAGTACCATATGGGAAGGTATAGGTATTAAAGCAGCAGTAACAATAAAAATAGAAAATCAATCGGATTGTTTATTAAGATTAAGATTTAAGGGTAAAGAATGCGTTATTGTTAAAGTTTTACCTCATGAAGAAAAAAGCATTACAATTCAAAATGTTAACAGTATAGCAGCCCAATGTCTTTGTCGCTCAGATGAAGAGTTTTGTTTTGGATGCTATGAGATAGCTGTTCATTATATATCTGACTTAAAAAGAAAAGGAGAAAAATGTACCATATGTGATGAAGACTATACAAAATGGTACTCTATTTCATGTGTATATTAG
- the rfbB gene encoding dTDP-glucose 4,6-dehydratase — MKTIMVTGGAGFIGSNFIRYMLDKYDDYRIINYDKITYAGNLDNLNDVSDNDNYVFVKGDISDYDTVEEVFSQGIDYVINFAAESHVDRSIRNSDEFIRTNIMGTQVLLDISRKYNIEKYIQISTDEVYGSLGNEGYFTEKTPISPNNPYSASKASADLLVKSYYETYKLPVNITRCSNNYGPYQYPEKLIPLMISRAYDNKSLPVYGTGLNIRDWIHVYDHCSAIDEVLQKGKTGEVYNIGANNERNNLVIVKMILDYLGKDNSSIEYVEDRLGHDKRYAIDANKIKRELDWCPIYDFEKGMKDTIEWYINNENWWRKIIDRNKI; from the coding sequence ATGAAAACAATAATGGTAACAGGGGGAGCAGGCTTTATCGGAAGTAATTTCATAAGATATATGCTTGATAAATATGATGATTATAGAATAATCAATTATGATAAAATTACTTATGCAGGTAATCTTGATAATCTAAATGATGTTAGTGATAATGACAATTATGTATTCGTCAAAGGAGATATATCCGATTATGATACTGTAGAAGAAGTCTTTTCACAAGGGATAGATTATGTTATTAATTTTGCAGCTGAAAGCCATGTTGATAGGAGTATTAGAAATAGCGATGAATTCATTAGAACAAATATTATGGGAACCCAAGTCCTGTTAGATATTTCAAGAAAGTATAATATAGAAAAGTATATACAAATATCTACAGATGAAGTTTATGGTTCATTAGGTAATGAAGGATATTTTACTGAGAAGACTCCTATTTCACCTAATAATCCTTATTCAGCTAGCAAGGCAAGTGCTGATCTGTTGGTCAAATCATATTATGAGACATATAAGTTACCTGTAAACATAACAAGATGTTCGAATAATTATGGACCATATCAATATCCTGAAAAACTCATTCCGTTGATGATTAGTCGAGCATATGATAATAAGTCCCTTCCGGTATATGGAACAGGACTTAACATTAGAGATTGGATTCATGTATATGACCATTGTTCTGCAATAGATGAAGTACTTCAAAAAGGGAAAACAGGAGAAGTATACAACATAGGTGCTAACAATGAAAGAAATAATCTAGTCATTGTTAAAATGATATTGGATTATCTAGGTAAGGATAACTCTTCGATTGAATATGTGGAGGATAGGTTAGGTCATGATAAAAGATATGCGATAGATGCAAATAAGATAAAACGTGAACTTGATTGGTGTCCCATATATGATTTTGAAAAAGGGATGAAAGATACTATAGAGTGGTATATCAATAATGAAAATTGGTGGAGAAAAATAATTGATCGTAATAAAATATAA
- the rfbA gene encoding glucose-1-phosphate thymidylyltransferase RfbA, whose protein sequence is MKGIILAGGAGTRLYPLTKAISKQMLPIYDKPMIYYPLATLMQSGIRDILVISTPRDIGSYKKLLGNGNRLGISISYEVQNEPKGIADAFIVGRDFIGSSSVALILGDNVFYGEKMDNVLQRSVKTEDGATVFGYYVEEPSSYGVVEFDEEHRVVSIEEKPSYPKSNYAVPGLYFYDNEVVDIALNIKPSHRNELEITDVNKVYMEKEKLKVEILNEGISWFDTGTYHGLLDAANFVETIQKQQRIYIACIEEIAYKKRYIDKEQLLELANSMIKTEYGQYLRYIIER, encoded by the coding sequence ATGAAGGGGATAATATTAGCAGGAGGAGCTGGCACAAGACTATATCCTCTTACAAAAGCTATATCTAAGCAAATGCTGCCTATATATGATAAACCCATGATTTATTATCCATTGGCGACTCTGATGCAATCTGGTATTAGAGATATACTTGTTATATCTACTCCAAGAGACATTGGAAGTTATAAAAAATTATTAGGTAATGGTAATAGATTGGGGATATCAATATCATATGAAGTACAAAATGAGCCAAAAGGAATAGCTGATGCTTTTATCGTTGGTAGAGATTTCATAGGTAGCAGTTCAGTAGCATTGATACTGGGAGATAATGTTTTCTATGGAGAAAAGATGGACAATGTATTACAAAGGTCAGTCAAAACAGAAGATGGAGCAACAGTTTTTGGATATTATGTAGAAGAGCCATCCAGTTATGGAGTAGTAGAATTCGATGAAGAACATAGAGTAGTTTCTATAGAAGAAAAACCTTCGTATCCAAAATCCAATTATGCAGTACCAGGGTTGTATTTCTATGATAATGAAGTAGTAGATATAGCATTGAATATAAAGCCATCACATAGAAATGAGCTAGAGATAACAGATGTCAATAAAGTATATATGGAAAAAGAAAAGTTGAAAGTAGAAATATTGAATGAAGGTATATCCTGGTTTGATACAGGTACTTACCATGGATTACTCGATGCAGCTAATTTCGTTGAGACTATACAAAAACAGCAGAGGATATATATAGCTTGCATAGAAGAGATAGCATATAAAAAACGATATATAGATAAAGAGCAATTATTGGAATTGGCCAATTCAATGATTAAGACCGAGTATGGACAATATTTAAGGTATATAATAGAAAGGTAG